GCTATAACCAAAATTCAGGCGAACGCGTTCAGCGACTGCTGGCCAAATTTCAACGGTCACAACGTCGTCGTAACGGGCGGGACGGCGGTAACGGAGACGACATTCGACAACAGGAAAGATGGTTCCCTGCTCCTGCAGTTGAAGGAATGGGAATCCGATCTCGCGAAAGAATTCGCCCCGGGCGCTTTCGAGAAAGTCGAGGTAGCGCGCGTAATAAACGTGATTGCCCGCGGTACAATCGGCGTAGGTGACGCGGTGCGAATACTTGAATATGCGAGCCATCGGTCGTTGTTTGTTGGCGTTTCCGGGCAGCCTTCCGAGTTCGAAGCGGAAAGTCCAATGCGAATCCGCGCAGGCGTTTTGCGATCAACGCACAACTAAAACCGCCGTTGGCAGACTATCAGAGACCAAATCCTAGTTGCGGTACGGGGGTTTGGCGCTACATTGCGACCATGGATTGGCAGCAGCTGGCTTCTCTGGCCATTGTGTTTACTGCCGCGGCACTCCTGCTGCGGAGCAAAATTCACCGTCCGAAATTCCGTTTAGCCCGTCACTCCCCGTGCGGCTGCAGTGGAAAACAGATGACCAATCCGCCTCCGACCGTCATTTACCGCGCCAGGAAAGGCGACCGGCCGACAATTACCATCAGGCCCAACTGACCCCGTTCTTGCAGTGAAAAGTTCATTTGGATATTTTCCTCTGGAATGGCCATGTGC
This DNA window, taken from Verrucomicrobiia bacterium, encodes the following:
- a CDS encoding thioesterase family protein; amino-acid sequence: MARIFKYSHRVTYADCTAGNHVYYARYLDFLESARGEFFREIGFPFLQLQEQGTIFPVVECRLRYRRPARYDDVVTVEIWPAVAERVRLNFGYSITLDADEILLAETCHVCTDLDGKLQRLPPDLAAKLQPLLRPPIAT